The Helicoverpa armigera isolate CAAS_96S chromosome 25, ASM3070526v1, whole genome shotgun sequence genome has a window encoding:
- the LOC135118782 gene encoding uncharacterized protein LOC135118782, with amino-acid sequence MHNIQILKAVKNNNNIVDKDIQSMLLPLNLMHYIMCCPRYHIQNNLIVPNGLISHCVSIIGTTVFITLLCYRTYVLSNEYTAMFDVLVYYYSYYDIVYYTFGLTMGCTLSIIQTKKNVEFVLIFQKVHRFLNDETSFKNLILFNWIFFVAAIVCHFFIVSCFFSILTYYSKFVWTAYLLVFLDFYVINVIRAIKLIEDKARLWTVNLLNKNIENMDVQNYCKRMFESYVDILKCYDIIKVCFQQFVSMIITWLTFLITLFLIFMTDEGKKLCKNVLRLHRASFSKIRACGLFYVDAALQLALMGLLTNYTVVLLQFALL; translated from the exons ATGCataacattcaaatattaaaggcagtaaaaaataataataatatagtagaCAAAGACATACAGTCGATGCTTCTACCATTGAATCTGATGCACTATATCATGTGTTGCCCAAGATATCACATCCAAAATAATCTGATTGTACCAAACGGCCTCATTTCTCATTGTGTTTCCATCATCGGAACAACAGTGTTTATAACTTTGCTTTGTTACCGTACATACGTCTTGTCTAACGAATATACAGCAATGTTCGATGTGTTAGTTTACTACTACTCTTATTATGACATCGTTTACTATACTTTCGGTCTCACCATGGGTTGTACGCTCAGCATTAtccaaacaaagaaaaatgttgaatttgttCTCATCTTCCAAAAAGTACACAGATTTCTTAATGATGAAACCAGTTTTAAAAACTTAATCCTTTTTAAttggatattttttgttgctgCTATAGTttgccatttttttattgtttcatgttTTTTCTCCATTCTTACCTACTACAGTAAGTTTGTTTGGACCGCTTATTTATTAGTGTTCTTAGATTTTTACGTCATTAATGTCATAAGAGCCATTAAATTAATAGAAGACAAGGCAAGATTGTGGACGGTCaatcttttgaataaaaatattgaaaatatggacgtgcaaaattattgtaaaagaaTGTTTGAAAGCTATGTTGATATACTAAAATGTTATGACATAATCAAAGTTTGTTTTCAACAGTTTGTGAGTATGATTATAACCTGGCT tacatttttaattacattgtttttgatatttatgacAGATGAAGGGAAAAAGCTATGCAAGAACGTGCTACGCTTGCACCGCGCGTCATTCAGCAAGATACGCGCGTGCGGACTGTTCTACGTAGACGCCGCGTTACAACTCGCTCTTATGGGTCTACTCACTAACTATACTGTTGTTTTGCTACAGTTTGCACTTTTATAA